One part of the Quercus lobata isolate SW786 chromosome 7, ValleyOak3.0 Primary Assembly, whole genome shotgun sequence genome encodes these proteins:
- the LOC115952223 gene encoding uncharacterized protein LOC115952223 translates to MAEKGEKTCPICAEEMDFTDQQLKPCKCGYQMCVWCWHHIMEMAEKDGTDGRCPACRAPYDKEKIVGMAANCERLVAERNLERKQKLQKSKPKAASEGRKHLNDVRVIQRNLVYIIGLPLNLADEDLLQHREYFGQYGKVMKVSISRTANGVIQHSSNNSCCVYITYSKEEEAARCIQSVHSFVLDGRSLRACFGTTKYCHAWLKNLPCSNSDCLYLHDYGSLEDSFTKDDLVSAFERSRIQQIIGATNNLHRRSGNVLPSPAFENANTSISTAKPVARSPSNYTSNEVRGPPADNGSGRSSVPPNAASWVMRVSTSLPPVTSISVSGPSNQNPDISDNSQVLPLDVMTERSTHDATKSMIDEESWEVHSNAKLKPIESTKQFVDGNCQVVESNTNAESILDSTRATVTSSKHFSHLLAAKGINQNIAAQSTSTSSLELIKPSYSPGFLKDGSIHADGNVQGLCSDLSSTNNHNHFKQNFSGSVGPEGDLTQTKGSQQDDKELSGEASMSTAFMEAALMEGLLGLDDQQPKDFKGIHQQPSVSCSPCLYQNLNQPSCHFWQHGEVSKQSNVVQDPRIVCMKQEEDAYQLTSESTVSSNGFNDNKINILPDFGGTFGSSSVFSERGLGNLGIYEKPVLGVNNSAESDIGESSIISNILSLDIDTSEDSLTSPHNLVKFLSETGKQHASIKVPNLQKAQDKNQSRFSFARQEDYLNQISDFENSLGSIRHVPNEYSTSRDFVEKKHPYIDTYEHNFSSGSFLESGRYPTSSDPFTSSKLPVSRAPTSIPPGFSVPTKATPPGFPSHGRMEQAFDPSAYRLLQNSARTGISGFTEDVESIDPAILEVGKGILKRGLNNAGFNMRPTLSQQFSPFEQDPRLNMLMQQSISPQQNLGFPDNFGNRFSPPHDAYRFSPMLLDQVQPNNPSALLTAQQIGNMQMSNGHWGGWNEARNVSGLGISELLQNERMGCNKFIPVYEDGKFPMSTFSNLPNREFGM, encoded by the exons ATGGCtgaaaagggggaaaaaacatGCCCTATATGTGCCGAGGAAATGGATTTCACAGACCAGcaattgaagccatgcaaatgtGGTTATCAG ATGTGTGTTTGGTGTTGGCATCACATAATGGAAATGGCTGAAAAAGATGGAACTGATGGTCGTTGTCCAGCATGTCGTGCACCTTATGACAAAGAAAAGATTGTGGGGATGGCAGCAAATTGTGAAAG GTTAGTGGCTGAAAGAAATTTGGAGCGGAAACAGAAACTACAGAAGTCGAAGCCGAAGGCGGCTTCTGAAGGAAGGAAACATCTTAATGATGTTAGAGTTATTCAACGGAACCTAGTGTATATAATTGGATTACCTCTTAACCTTGCAGATGAAGAT CTTCTTCAGCACAGGGAGTATTTTGGCCAGTATGGGAAGGTTATGAAGGTGTCCATTTCTCGTACAGCAAATGGGGTTATCCAACATTCTTCAAACAACAGTTGCTGTGT GTATATAACATACTCAAAAGAGGAGGAAGCGGCTCGATGTATTCAATCAGTGCACAGTTTTGTGTTAGATGGTAGATCCTTGAG GGCCTGCTTTGGAACCACAAAATATTGCCATGCGTGGttaaaaaatttg CCTTGCAGCAATTCAGATTGTTTGTATTTGCATGATTATGGCTCTTTGGAGGATAGTTTTACCAAAGATGACCTAGTTTCAGCCTTTGAAAG GAGTAGAATTCAACAAATCATTGGTGCTACAAATAATTTGCATCGGCGTTCAGGGAATGTTTTACCTTCCCCAGCATTTGAGAATGCCAATACGAGCATATCAACGGCCAAACCAGTTGCGAGAAGTCCTTCAAAT TACACTAGCAATGAGGTTCGGGGACCTCCTGCAGATAATGGCTCCGGAAGATCTAGTGTACCTCCTAATGCTGCCTCTTG GGTCATGCGTGTCTCCACTAGTCTGCCACCAGTGACAAGTATTTCTGTTTCTGGACCTTCCAATCAAAATCCCGATATATCTGATAATTCCCAGGTTCTTCCATTAGACGTAATGACTGAAAGATCTACCCATGATGCAACAAAATCTATGATAGATGAAGAAAGCTGGGAAGTGCATTCTAATGCTAAATTGAAGCCAATAGAGTCTACCAAACAGTTTGTTGATGGAAATTGTCAAGTAGTTGAATCCAATACTAATGCAGAGAGTATTCTAGATTCAACCCGTGCCACTGTGACTTCCAGCAAACACTTTTCTCATCTATTAGCAGCTAAGGGCATCAATCAAAATATTGCAGCGCAATCCACCAGCACAAGCTCTCTTGAACTAATTAAACCATCCTATAGTCCAGGTTTCCTTAAAGATGGAAGTATTCATGCAGATGGGAATGTCCAGGGCTTATGCTCCGATTTATCATCAACGAACAATCATAATCATTTTAAACAGAACTTCTCTGGTTCAGTTGGTCCAGAGGGTGACCTAACTCAAACAAAAGGTTCACAGCAAGATGATAAAGAGCTTTCTGGTGAAGCTTCAATGTCAACAGCTTTTATGGAAGCTGCACTCATGGAAGGCTTACTAGGTTTAGATGATCAGCAGCCGAAGGATTTCAAGGGTATCCATCAGCAGCCATCCGTCTCTTGTTCGCCTTGTCTATATCAGAATTTAAATCAGCCAAGCTGTCATTTCTGGCAGCATGGTGAGGTATCCAAACAAAGTAATGTTGTTCAGGATCCTAGAATTGTATGCATGAAACAAGAGGAAGATGCTTATCAATTGACATCTGAGAGTACTGTATCATCTAATGGCTtcaatgataataaaattaatattcttcCTGATTTTGGTGGGACGTTTGGTTCATCTAGTGTGTTCTCTGAGAGGGGATTAGGGAATTTGGGCATTTATGAAAAACCTGTACTTGGTGTTAACAATAGTGCTGAGTCTGATATTGGAGAGAGCAGCATAATCTCAAATATTTTGTCTTTGGATATTGATACATCGGAAGATTCATTAACCTCCCCTCACAATTTGGTGAAGTTCTTGAGTGAAACTGGTAAACAGCATGCTTCCATTAAAGTACCAAATTTACAAAAAGCACAAGATAAGAATCAGTCCAGATTCTCATTTGCCAGACAGGAGGATTACCTAAATCAAATATCTGATTTTGAGAATTCTTTGGGTAGTATCAGGCATGTGCCCAATGAATATTCCACCTCACGTGATTTTGTAGAAAAGAAGCATCCTTATATAGACACATATGAGCATAACTTTTCATCCGGTAGTTTTTTGGAGTCTGGTAGGTATCCCACCAGCAGTGATCCTTTTACGTCCTCTAAACTTCCTG TTTCTAGAGCCCCAACTTCGATTCCACCGGGATTTTCAGTGCCAACCAAGGCAACGCCTCCAGGATTTCCTTCTCATGGGAGAATGGAACAGGCATTTGACCCTTCTG CATATCGTTTGCTGCAAAATTCTGCAAGAACTGGAATTTCTGGCTTCACCGAAGATGTTGAGTCTATTGATCCAGCAATACTGGAAGTTGGTAAAGGGATTCTAAAACGGGGGTTGAATAATGCTGGCTTTAATATGAGACCAACTCTATCTCAACAGTTTAGTCCTTTTGAGCAAGATCCAAGGCTTAACATGCTTATGCAACAATCTATTTCCCCACAGCAGAACTTAGGATTCCCAGATAACTTTGGGAATAGATTCTCTCCCCCACATGATGCATATAGATTTTCCCCGATGCTTCTAGATCAAGTTCAACCCAACAATCCATCTGCGCTATTGACTGCTCAACAAATTGGTAATATGCAGATGTCAAATGGCCATTGGGGTGGATGGAATGAGGCGAGGAATGTTAGTGGTCTGGGTATATCAGAATTACTTCAAAATGAGAGGATGGGATGTAACAAGTTTATTCCCGTTTATGAGGATGGAAAGTTTCCAATGTCTACTTTCAGCAATCTACCCAACAGAGAATTTGGGATGtga